Below is a genomic region from Ferribacterium limneticum.
TCCAGCGTACCCTCGCCGCGCCGGTACAGGCCGAAGCCGCCCCGGCGCTGGTCGAACGCGAGACTTCCACGGTCAACCGGCAAAATCAGCCAAATTTCGAATACGCCCCGCCGCTCCGTCATCAAGGCAGCCTCGGTGTCGCCGAACCGGCTGCTGCCGCCTATCTCGCCTTCGCCCGTGCCGCGCAGCAGGTCGCGCCATCGTCCGCCGGCCCGGCCACGACATTTCAATTTCAGCCCAATTTTCCGGTTGACCGTGGCAATGACAGCCCGCCGCCCGACAGCGCCGGCCCGCCGCTCGGCTACGCCCTGGCCCAGCTGCACGGCATCTACATCCTCGCCCAGAACGCCCGCGGCCTGATCCTCATCGACATGCACGCGGCGCACGAGCGCATCCTCTACGAAAAGCTCAAAACCGCCTTCGACAACCGTCAGATCGCCACCCAGGCGCTGCTCATCCCGGCTGTCTTCTCGGCCGACCCACTCGACATCGCCGCCGTCGAAGAACACGCCGACGCCCTGGCCGACCTCGGCTTCCAGATTGCCCCGCTCGGCCCCAACCAGCTCGGCGTCCGCGCCGTCCCCGCCCTGCTGCAAAGCGGCGACCCCGCCGCGCTGGCCAAATCGCTGATCGCCGAACTGCGCGAACACGGCATCACCCAACTCGCCACCGCGCGCCGTAACGAACTCCTCGCTACCATGGCCTGCCACGGCGCCGTCCGCGCCCGCCGCCTGCTCACCGTTCCCGAAATGAATGCCCTGCTTCGCCAGATGGAAGAAACCGAACGCGCCGGCCAATGCAATCACGGCCGGCCGACGTGGACGGAGTTGTCGCTCAACGATCTCGACAAACTATTTCTGCGCGGGCAATAATTCGGCGGCTCACACCCGCCCCGGCCCGCGCCCTCATGATGTCATCCCTCAGGCAGTTGCTCCGACCGTCCTCGGCGCCCCCCGGCGAACGTCGCAACGTCCTGATCGCCCTCGGGCTTCTCGCCCTGCTGACGTATATCGGGCTCATTGTCGGCGGCCTGAAAATCTCACTGGACCGCGAAAACGAGTTTGCCCTGCGCAACCTCGACAATCTGGCGCGCGTACTGGAGGCACATGCCCACAACACTGTGGACAAGATCGACACCGTGCTGCTGGCCAGCCAGCTGCGCCTGAACACCACGCTGTCCGGCGAATCGGGCGACGCTGCCGCGATCAACACTGCGCTGGCCAGCTATCTGGCGCTGATCGCCAGCGAATCGCAAAGCCTGCGCGTGGCCAATGCCGAGGGCAACTTCACGCATGACGCCTCGGGCAAAATCGCCAGCGTCCATATTCGCGACCGCGACTACTTTCAGCGCAATCGCGATGGCGCCAGCGCGCTGGTCGTCTCAGAGCCGCTGTTCGCTCGCATCACCAGCAACTGGGTGATCACGCTGAGCCGCCGCCTCAGCGACCCGCAAGGCAATTTTGCCGGCCTGGTCCAGGCAGCGGTACGGGCCGATCATTTCCAGGAATTTTTCACCAGCCTGAAGCTTGGTAGCGGCCAGAGCATCGCGCTGGTCGACCACGAAAGCCGCCTGATCGCCCGTTACCCGGCCGCCCCCGAACGTCAGGGCAAAGCCATCGACGGCATGCCGCTGACCGCGCTGATCGCCGACAAACGACCGTATGGCAATTTCACCCACCACTCCTCGGTTGACGGTGTCGAGCGGCGCTATGTCGCCCGTCAGGTCGGCCACTACCCGTTGTACGTAGTGGTTGGCCACGCGCCGAGCGACTATCTGGCCAACTGGTATCAGCAAGTTCTCTGGTCAGTCCTCAGCATTCTGGTGTTGGCCTTCGTTCTGGCCGGCTGGATCGCAGTCTGGCTGCGCACCTACGACCGGGCGCACGCGCTGGCGCAAGGGATGACCCGGGCCTACGAGAACACCACGCGGCAAACCCGGGCCCTCCTCGACAGCCTGCCCGACCCGGCCTGGCTGAGCGACCCCCAGCAACGTCTGATCGCCGTCAACGACGCCTACGCGCGGGCCTGCGGCAAACCGGCCGACACCCTGCCCGGGCAGACGGTAGCCGCCATCTGGCCGGCGGAGGCAGCCGAATCGCTGACCCGGCTGGATGCCCTGGCGCTGACCGAACAACGGCAACAGCGGCGGACCGACACCCAGCAACTGGCCGATGGCGAGATCCGTCATTTCGAGTTCATCTCGACACCGGTCCTCGACGACCGCGGCGAACTGACCGGCGTCGCCGGGGTCGCCCGCGACATCACGCAACTGCATGAGGACCAGGAGCGTATCCGCTACCTGGCCGAACACGACCAGCTGACCCGGCTCCCCAACCGCAGCATGCTGGCCGATCTGATGTCACAGGCGCTGGCGCTGACCTTCGGGACCCAGGCTGAGGTCGCCCTGATGTTCCTCGACCTCGACCATTTCAAGAACGTAAACGACACCCTCGGCCACGAGATTGGCGACCAGTTGCTGCTTGAGGCGGCCCA
It encodes:
- a CDS encoding bifunctional diguanylate cyclase/phosphodiesterase, with the translated sequence MMSSLRQLLRPSSAPPGERRNVLIALGLLALLTYIGLIVGGLKISLDRENEFALRNLDNLARVLEAHAHNTVDKIDTVLLASQLRLNTTLSGESGDAAAINTALASYLALIASESQSLRVANAEGNFTHDASGKIASVHIRDRDYFQRNRDGASALVVSEPLFARITSNWVITLSRRLSDPQGNFAGLVQAAVRADHFQEFFTSLKLGSGQSIALVDHESRLIARYPAAPERQGKAIDGMPLTALIADKRPYGNFTHHSSVDGVERRYVARQVGHYPLYVVVGHAPSDYLANWYQQVLWSVLSILVLAFVLAGWIAVWLRTYDRAHALAQGMTRAYENTTRQTRALLDSLPDPAWLSDPQQRLIAVNDAYARACGKPADTLPGQTVAAIWPAEAAESLTRLDALALTEQRQQRRTDTQQLADGEIRHFEFISTPVLDDRGELTGVAGVARDITQLHEDQERIRYLAEHDQLTRLPNRSMLADLMSQALALTFGTQAEVALMFLDLDHFKNVNDTLGHEIGDQLLLEAAQRLRRSLDARDTVSRQGGDEFAMLIQGYGSPSRLASIAQRLIDALGEPFMVAGHELRVGASIGISTYPEDGKDIGSLLKNADTAMYQAKAAGGNAYRFFTPEMNTRISERVMLEDSLRRALRGQDIYLNYQPQVDAQSGRLIGLEALVRWNHPEIGNIPPARFIPIAEESNLINQIGDWVLREACRQNRQWQDQGLPPVVMAVNLSAVQLRQANLAQRIVAILAETGLEARWLELEVTESAFIHDTDRIVAVLDELSALGIKLSIDDFGTGYSSLAYLKRLPFDRIKIDQSFVRELPGDTDDVAIVRAIIAIADSLQKEVIAEGVEELTQADFLLDHGCRLMQGYHFGRPTSAVAIEAVLQRGGYLPMRAVDAAV